In Streptobacillus ratti, the sequence AGTTATAGGGAGGATAGTAAGTATTATTTAGGGAGAGTATTTAGGAGTATAGAGGAGTTAAAAAGAGGAGTAAAGAAGTATTGTAGTAGATATAATAATATAAGGAGAAAAGTACTAAACTTTAAGAGTCCGAATGAGGTAGTAAGAGAGTATCAAAATAGTTTAACAAATTAATAAAAATGTAAAAAAGGTGACTAAGTGGTTAATTACACACTTATACAGAAACTTTTTAAATATTTTGTTACATATGTTTGACAACTAAACATTTTTATTTAAAAAAAATATATATACTGTTTGGTAAATACTATAAAATATGGTATAATAAGTAGAAAAAGAAATATATTGGGAGATAAGAAATGAATAGTAAAGAAAGAAATTTTTTGAGAAAAAAAGCACATGGGTTAGAGCCTGTTGTTAGAGTCGGAAAAGAGGGTCTAACTGATGCAGTAATTGATAGTATTAGAATATATATTGAAAAAAATGAATTAATGAAAGTTAAATTATTACAAAACAGTTTAGAAGATGTTAATATCGAGATAATAAATGAGATTGAAGCAAAGGCAAAATGTATTTTTGTTGGTTCAGTTGGAAAAGTGATGATATTTTTTAAGGAAAAAAGAGAAAAAAATAAAATTGGAGAAATAACAAGAGAATTTATTGAATTTAAAAAGAAGAGGCGTGAAATTAATGGGTAATGGTTTCATTTTAGGTAATAAAATACTTGACGTTGTATTTATTTCTGCTTTTTCTGCACA encodes:
- a CDS encoding YhbY family RNA-binding protein is translated as MNSKERNFLRKKAHGLEPVVRVGKEGLTDAVIDSIRIYIEKNELMKVKLLQNSLEDVNIEIINEIEAKAKCIFVGSVGKVMIFFKEKREKNKIGEITREFIEFKKKRREING